A single region of the Oleispira antarctica RB-8 genome encodes:
- a CDS encoding similar to lipoprotein — MNMNKTLLATAILSASLVGCGGDSSSSSNSNNNSSSGVTCIEDVCTLAGTISQDLTLTADKEWRLSGFVTVGAGNVELTDQAAVTAAKGAGVTLTIEPGVHVKAFNTGVLLVTRGSKIEAEGTAAQPITFSSIEDDNFDGEGEWGGVVVQGFAPQYGAGNTGSCFGTGTVCNVDGEGGDGIGKFGGNDKADNSGTIKYVRIAEAGRVAGPNNEINGLTLQGVGHGTTVDYIQVHNNLDDGIEWFGGTVNVTHAVLTNNDDDDIDFDEGYQGNIQYAIIRKNPNKTTPSGSNDPRGIEANSSDEDYVTQTQGAIANVTIVGSEVNKATNSKGDGLQPGMRLRGSVTARVYNSAVLNFDDCVRIDDSNTDDKATGEDTTHQEGVDSKSNVVLSNVVGQCDDKFYAKRVADSEVGTVGAATLDLDEAAALTVSSVPQVDFAEVDNGSGFAFDNTTYVGAVAPGTAAASAWWADWIIPGSLEGIETQGE; from the coding sequence ATGAATATGAATAAAACACTACTTGCAACAGCAATCTTATCAGCCTCATTAGTCGGTTGCGGTGGCGATAGTAGTAGCAGTAGTAATAGCAATAATAACTCGTCTTCTGGCGTTACTTGTATTGAAGATGTTTGTACTTTAGCCGGTACTATTTCACAGGACTTAACATTAACAGCGGATAAAGAATGGCGCTTAAGTGGTTTTGTTACTGTGGGTGCGGGTAACGTTGAATTAACAGATCAAGCAGCAGTTACAGCGGCCAAGGGGGCAGGTGTTACATTAACAATCGAACCGGGTGTTCATGTTAAAGCGTTTAACACGGGTGTATTGCTAGTAACTCGTGGTTCTAAAATTGAAGCGGAAGGTACAGCCGCTCAGCCAATCACTTTCTCTTCTATTGAAGACGATAACTTCGATGGCGAAGGCGAGTGGGGCGGTGTTGTTGTGCAAGGTTTTGCACCTCAATACGGAGCGGGCAATACCGGTTCTTGTTTTGGTACTGGCACTGTCTGTAATGTTGATGGTGAAGGCGGTGATGGCATTGGTAAGTTCGGTGGTAACGACAAAGCCGATAATAGCGGTACGATCAAGTATGTTCGAATCGCAGAAGCAGGTCGCGTAGCGGGTCCGAACAATGAAATTAATGGTCTAACTCTGCAAGGTGTTGGTCATGGAACAACTGTTGATTACATTCAGGTTCACAACAACTTGGATGATGGTATCGAATGGTTTGGTGGTACCGTTAACGTAACTCATGCGGTATTGACTAATAACGATGATGACGATATTGATTTTGATGAAGGCTATCAGGGTAATATTCAATATGCGATTATTCGAAAGAATCCAAATAAGACAACGCCTTCTGGTTCAAATGATCCTCGTGGTATCGAAGCAAACTCTTCAGATGAAGATTATGTTACACAAACACAAGGCGCAATTGCTAACGTAACAATTGTGGGCAGTGAAGTGAACAAGGCGACTAACTCCAAGGGTGACGGTCTGCAGCCAGGTATGCGTTTACGTGGTTCTGTGACGGCTCGTGTATACAACTCAGCAGTTCTTAACTTTGATGACTGTGTCCGTATCGATGATTCAAATACTGATGATAAAGCAACAGGTGAAGATACTACTCATCAGGAAGGTGTTGATAGCAAATCTAATGTGGTATTGAGCAATGTTGTCGGTCAATGTGATGATAAGTTCTATGCTAAACGTGTTGCAGATTCAGAAGTCGGTACCGTAGGTGCTGCTACTTTAGATTTGGATGAAGCGGCTGCATTAACTGTTAGCTCTGTTCCACAGGTTGATTTCGCTGAAGTGGATAACGGTTCTGGTTTTGCATTCGACAATACAACGTATGTCGGTGCTGTTGCTCCGGGTACTGCTGCAGCTTCTGCATGGTGGGCTGATTGGATTATCCCTGGATCTCTTGAGGGTATTGAAACACAAGGTGAATGA
- a CDS encoding TonB-dependent receptor probable, whose product MKSKFAPSLFGAISFVSALTAGLSVMQVHAAETVFYVTEDGKPVSDLAITVDGKQKLVRSNGFISFDVEEGDHQVEFSQMGEWAGEAEFTLTADQNAEVQVELVAGEALADVNVFADGDVATGTLSGYLISKETDAGIVGAKVSLSQGLETVTNQQGYFEFEVPRGAYEVMIEHSEYGQKKIRNLRVLANVATAVNVDLSMSGDGIIEEVVAIGTYVADSITAQERDSSAVLDSIGSEQFTRFGDSNAASALKRVSGVSLVNGQFAVIRGLQGRYISSTLNGSLMPSTDPMRRDVPLDLFPSSVLGSIDIQKSYTPDLPGDTTGGAIRMKTKGLPDELTTKMSLTLGMNNRTTFSDVNSYQGGETDYLGFDDGTRDVPSKIDSFTNGGQNAIDYCSFDPNVCTSPSEAAELGKPFDNNFSVNQVTARPETGFSIAHGDVYEVDGKTRGYYSAFQYKNKWEARHDGKIDDLEGSGDYERTKIKTDLTGYLVFSQEGESNTLTSKTILLRKTDNSIRTSSVYDDEEGKTVDKATLEWVERQFASQQFIGEHFIGEDHKLDWRVGLGQTTRHEPDRRTYTYTDNTLSATSVERRFSDLTENAIDFGVDYTFDSMLTDVIGVKLKTGYLASIKDREVELSRFGVNATDNALNLSQDIENILAPENFDNASVRYQVTTSLTDSYDATDTINAFYGSAELSFEKLSFLLGARSESSSQELEYSRQPAANNTLDSDDILPVVSLNWMFNDELQFRAGMSQTLSRPGLTERSKSVQYDPETDEQIFGNPNLQISKITNLDVRAEYYFSDNESVTLALFNKSITDPIERSIPSASGSASDGSTFRNEDSANLQGLEIDFRKDVLDTDNWMGFVSGNYTLLDAEVTLSEETAGLEKTEKRKLQGQSEHLANIQFGLDHLPTGQNLTFLVNYFDDRIYKASRALAPEVEEGRMSLDMVYQYEIDEFTGLKAKATNLTDAKVVYSRDGNEIESYYNGIGFNMTLEKKF is encoded by the coding sequence ATGAAATCCAAATTCGCACCATCTTTATTCGGTGCTATCTCGTTCGTTTCCGCACTCACGGCAGGATTATCTGTTATGCAAGTGCATGCCGCTGAAACTGTATTTTATGTGACTGAAGATGGAAAACCCGTCAGTGATTTAGCGATTACAGTTGATGGCAAACAAAAATTAGTACGCAGCAATGGCTTTATTAGTTTTGATGTAGAAGAGGGTGACCATCAAGTTGAATTCAGTCAAATGGGTGAGTGGGCAGGAGAAGCTGAGTTTACACTTACCGCAGATCAAAATGCTGAGGTACAAGTAGAGTTAGTCGCTGGAGAAGCTCTGGCAGATGTGAATGTTTTTGCTGATGGTGACGTTGCGACAGGAACGCTATCGGGTTATTTAATTTCCAAAGAAACTGATGCAGGAATCGTGGGTGCCAAAGTCAGTTTGTCTCAAGGGCTAGAGACGGTTACCAATCAACAGGGCTATTTTGAATTTGAAGTACCTCGCGGCGCTTATGAAGTGATGATTGAGCATAGCGAATATGGTCAAAAGAAAATTCGTAACTTAAGAGTCTTGGCGAATGTGGCGACCGCTGTAAATGTTGATCTAAGTATGTCGGGGGACGGCATCATTGAAGAAGTAGTTGCCATAGGCACCTATGTCGCTGATTCAATCACTGCGCAAGAGCGTGATTCTAGTGCAGTACTTGATTCTATTGGTTCAGAACAGTTCACACGCTTTGGCGATTCAAATGCTGCTTCTGCCTTAAAGCGGGTATCGGGTGTTTCGTTAGTTAATGGGCAGTTTGCTGTTATTCGGGGCTTGCAGGGGCGATATATTTCCTCAACCTTGAACGGTTCTCTTATGCCCAGTACCGATCCTATGCGTCGTGATGTGCCATTAGATTTATTCCCATCGAGTGTGCTGGGTAGTATTGATATCCAAAAAAGTTATACCCCAGATCTGCCAGGTGATACCACTGGTGGCGCGATTAGAATGAAGACGAAGGGGCTTCCTGATGAATTAACAACGAAGATGTCGTTAACCTTAGGTATGAATAATCGTACGACTTTTAGTGATGTAAATTCTTATCAAGGTGGTGAAACAGATTATTTAGGTTTTGATGATGGAACACGAGATGTTCCTAGTAAAATAGATTCGTTCACCAACGGCGGACAAAATGCAATTGATTATTGCTCGTTTGATCCCAATGTTTGTACCTCACCCAGTGAAGCCGCAGAGCTAGGGAAACCATTTGATAATAATTTTTCAGTAAATCAAGTAACGGCTCGACCTGAAACAGGGTTCTCTATTGCACACGGCGATGTCTATGAAGTCGATGGTAAAACACGTGGCTACTATAGTGCTTTTCAATACAAAAATAAGTGGGAAGCGCGACATGACGGGAAAATCGATGACCTAGAGGGATCGGGTGATTATGAACGTACTAAAATTAAAACAGACTTAACTGGGTATCTTGTATTTAGCCAAGAGGGTGAAAGCAATACTTTAACCAGTAAAACAATTTTGTTGCGTAAAACAGATAATTCAATCCGTACTTCTTCAGTTTACGATGATGAAGAGGGAAAAACTGTAGACAAGGCAACGTTAGAGTGGGTTGAGCGTCAGTTTGCATCTCAGCAGTTTATTGGTGAGCACTTTATTGGTGAAGATCATAAGTTAGATTGGCGAGTAGGTTTGGGTCAAACGACACGTCATGAACCCGATCGTCGTACTTATACTTATACTGACAATACCTTGAGTGCTACGTCGGTAGAGCGTCGTTTTTCAGACTTAACTGAAAATGCGATTGATTTTGGTGTGGACTATACGTTTGATTCTATGCTCACCGATGTAATTGGGGTCAAACTAAAGACTGGATATTTAGCGTCGATAAAAGACCGCGAAGTAGAACTATCACGTTTTGGCGTTAACGCCACTGATAATGCACTAAACCTCAGTCAAGATATTGAAAATATTCTAGCACCAGAAAATTTTGATAACGCCTCTGTTCGTTATCAAGTAACCACTTCACTAACAGATTCTTATGATGCTACTGATACAATCAATGCTTTTTATGGATCGGCGGAGCTGAGTTTTGAAAAGTTAAGTTTTCTTTTGGGGGCTCGCTCTGAAAGTTCAAGTCAAGAGTTAGAGTATTCCAGACAGCCAGCGGCAAATAATACACTCGATTCAGATGATATCTTACCGGTAGTTTCTTTAAATTGGATGTTTAATGACGAGTTGCAATTCCGTGCAGGTATGAGCCAAACCTTATCACGACCAGGGCTAACAGAACGCTCTAAATCTGTTCAATACGATCCTGAAACGGATGAGCAAATTTTTGGTAATCCAAATTTACAGATATCAAAAATAACAAACTTGGATGTGCGTGCTGAGTATTATTTTTCAGATAATGAAAGCGTAACACTTGCTTTATTTAACAAATCAATAACAGATCCTATTGAAAGAAGTATTCCGAGTGCTTCTGGTAGTGCATCTGATGGTTCTACTTTTCGCAATGAAGATTCAGCAAACTTGCAAGGTTTAGAAATCGACTTCCGAAAAGATGTTCTCGACACTGATAATTGGATGGGGTTTGTTTCTGGAAATTACACTCTGCTTGATGCCGAAGTGACATTAAGTGAAGAAACGGCAGGTTTGGAAAAAACAGAAAAACGTAAGCTGCAAGGACAGTCTGAGCACTTAGCGAATATTCAATTTGGTTTAGATCACCTACCCACAGGCCAAAACCTAACCTTTCTAGTTAATTACTTTGATGATCGTATTTATAAGGCATCTCGTGCATTGGCACCTGAAGTAGAAGAAGGACGTATGTCGCTGGATATGGTGTATCAATATGAAATTGATGAGTTTACAGGGCTTAAGGCAAAAGCGACAAACTTAACCGATGCGAAGGTTGTATACAGTCGTGATGGAAATGAAATCGAAAGTTATTACAACGGTATTGGTTTTAATATGACATTGGAAAAGAAATTTTAA
- a CDS encoding Metal-dependent phosphohydrolase has translation MIDSTIGAASFIIACSHQKSYDCLSRKNDFETAINFASSPEYILLNTSIIILDQAALNQFSLLNWKKACSTAIFIIEHPVDDDECILVPTGILEVFLRSALIKALNHLNIKQQLELSHRDLQHDHEQISRLLDVGQALSAERDHDVLLARILKESRLLACCDAASIFLIDRHAANESHPAPDLVFKLTQNDSIDFHFQEQRFGLDNRSVAGYSALTGEIINLDDVYDLPASSIYQFNASFDQSMNYRTCSMLVIPMRNHQGQVIGVIQFINRKRSISISLSTPDIALRETIGFDQKIIPILQALASQAAVAIENNVLIDRVNLLFDGFVKASVRAIEQRDPTTSGHSFRVAELTCALAETANKCDVGKFQNMHFNNDEMRELRFAALLHDFGKVGVREHILTKAKKLSPEAYGQFIYRIAWEKERISNYYLKQKFLLLKKQQLRSDVEEILTIEEMTKLQRLNDYMQAVAEANEPSLLSEGTFEHLKQIREYIVEDIHGNSRGLIDELEFGALSIKRGSLTTDERLEIESHVSHTIEFLKTIPWTPELSNIPKIAGAHHEKLNGCGYPNGLKNNEIPFGAKIMAVCDIFDALTAKDRPYKAAVPLERALTILQSEVECGHVEPELVTLFTQAKIYQILDIS, from the coding sequence ATGATTGATTCCACTATTGGTGCTGCGAGTTTTATAATCGCTTGCAGTCATCAGAAATCCTATGACTGTCTTAGTCGAAAAAACGATTTCGAGACGGCTATCAATTTCGCTTCTTCGCCTGAATATATTCTTCTCAACACCTCCATCATTATTTTAGATCAAGCTGCGCTCAATCAATTCAGTTTACTGAACTGGAAGAAAGCGTGTTCTACGGCCATTTTTATCATTGAGCATCCTGTCGATGATGATGAGTGCATTCTTGTACCTACGGGTATTCTCGAAGTCTTTTTAAGAAGTGCCCTTATAAAAGCACTGAACCACCTTAATATTAAACAGCAATTAGAGCTAAGCCATAGAGATTTACAGCATGATCATGAACAGATATCTCGTTTATTAGATGTAGGCCAAGCGCTGTCTGCAGAGAGGGACCACGATGTTTTATTAGCACGTATTCTAAAAGAATCGCGATTATTGGCGTGCTGCGATGCAGCGTCTATTTTCCTTATTGACCGACATGCTGCGAACGAGAGTCATCCAGCTCCCGACCTTGTCTTCAAATTAACCCAAAATGATTCCATCGATTTTCATTTTCAAGAGCAGCGCTTTGGTTTAGATAATCGATCGGTGGCTGGCTATTCAGCATTAACGGGAGAAATTATAAACCTCGATGACGTTTATGATTTACCCGCTTCTAGTATTTATCAGTTCAATGCTTCATTTGATCAGAGTATGAACTATAGAACATGCTCTATGTTAGTCATTCCCATGCGCAATCATCAGGGGCAGGTGATTGGTGTGATTCAATTTATTAACCGAAAACGCAGCATTAGTATTTCTTTAAGTACTCCTGATATTGCGTTGAGAGAGACGATTGGGTTTGATCAAAAAATTATTCCGATTTTACAAGCACTTGCCAGTCAAGCTGCTGTTGCTATTGAAAATAATGTATTGATCGATCGAGTTAACTTACTTTTTGATGGTTTTGTAAAAGCCTCCGTTAGAGCAATCGAGCAAAGAGACCCCACGACCAGTGGTCATTCGTTTAGGGTGGCGGAACTAACCTGTGCGTTAGCTGAAACAGCCAATAAGTGTGATGTCGGTAAATTTCAAAATATGCACTTTAATAATGATGAAATGAGAGAGCTTAGATTTGCTGCTCTCTTACATGATTTTGGTAAAGTCGGGGTACGTGAACACATACTAACAAAAGCTAAAAAATTGTCTCCCGAAGCTTATGGTCAGTTTATTTATCGCATTGCTTGGGAAAAGGAGCGCATTAGTAATTATTATTTAAAACAAAAGTTTTTATTATTAAAGAAACAACAATTACGTTCAGATGTAGAAGAGATATTAACAATAGAAGAGATGACTAAGCTCCAGCGCTTAAATGATTACATGCAGGCCGTTGCAGAGGCTAATGAACCCAGCTTATTATCTGAAGGTACGTTTGAGCACTTAAAGCAGATACGAGAGTATATAGTAGAAGACATACATGGGAACTCTCGTGGTTTGATTGATGAGCTTGAATTTGGTGCGCTCTCTATTAAGCGAGGTAGTTTAACGACCGACGAGAGATTAGAGATTGAAAGCCACGTGAGCCATACTATTGAATTCTTAAAGACCATTCCATGGACACCCGAATTAAGTAATATTCCCAAAATTGCAGGAGCACATCATGAAAAGTTAAATGGCTGTGGTTATCCCAATGGACTAAAAAATAATGAGATCCCTTTTGGAGCAAAAATTATGGCGGTATGCGACATTTTTGATGCGTTAACCGCAAAAGATCGTCCCTATAAAGCGGCAGTGCCTTTAGAAAGAGCGTTGACGATATTACAAAGTGAAGTCGAGTGTGGTCATGTGGAACCTGAGTTGGTAACGCTATTTACTCAAGCAAAAATCTATCAAATATTAGATATTTCTTAA
- a CDS encoding Transcriptional regulator, LysR family protein, with protein sequence MLDLNQLAVFIRVVDEGSFTAAGKALNVPKSRISRMVADLESNLGARLLQRSTRQISLTQVGGDYYNNCKHLVSEIMDVHTVIADRQDHPHGVLRISVPMLIGSGIFGRFVTRFQKIYPEVRIEIAHTDHQVNLIEEKFDLGLVLGKLPESSLVARTIAETESVICASPEYLAKLGALSSPADLAHLDVVKIGEGMLDETYEFFHETEENISVKVKPNIVTNHIAAGVNCIVQGAGIGVVPMFMAGEYILSGSMIPLFPAWKLKPEPISVVYPSRQYLSLKVRKFIDFLVDEVEYLKAAIEQLPTPEEQLAAYKKLAEEK encoded by the coding sequence ATGCTGGATTTAAATCAATTAGCGGTTTTTATACGTGTTGTCGATGAGGGTAGCTTTACGGCTGCTGGCAAAGCTTTGAATGTGCCCAAATCAAGAATAAGCCGCATGGTTGCTGATCTGGAAAGCAATCTAGGGGCTCGATTACTGCAACGCTCTACGCGCCAGATTAGCTTAACTCAGGTCGGAGGAGATTATTATAATAACTGTAAGCATTTAGTGAGCGAGATAATGGATGTTCATACGGTTATTGCTGATCGCCAAGATCATCCGCATGGCGTGCTTAGAATATCAGTGCCAATGTTAATCGGAAGTGGAATTTTTGGGCGCTTTGTTACTCGTTTTCAAAAAATCTATCCTGAAGTTCGAATTGAAATTGCCCATACAGATCATCAGGTGAACCTCATTGAAGAGAAATTTGATCTTGGATTGGTCTTGGGCAAGTTACCTGAATCTTCTCTTGTGGCACGTACTATTGCAGAAACGGAATCTGTTATTTGTGCTTCGCCTGAATACCTTGCCAAGCTTGGAGCACTCAGTAGCCCTGCAGATCTAGCACATCTAGACGTCGTTAAGATCGGTGAAGGCATGCTGGATGAAACTTATGAGTTTTTTCATGAAACTGAAGAAAATATATCCGTAAAAGTTAAGCCTAATATTGTGACTAATCACATCGCAGCAGGTGTAAATTGTATCGTTCAAGGTGCTGGCATCGGCGTTGTACCCATGTTCATGGCAGGAGAATACATACTCTCAGGCAGCATGATTCCGTTATTTCCAGCTTGGAAGTTAAAGCCAGAGCCGATTTCTGTCGTTTACCCAAGTCGACAATATCTATCTTTAAAGGTGAGAAAGTTCATTGATTTCTTAGTGGATGAAGTTGAATATTTGAAGGCCGCGATTGAACAACTGCCTACCCCGGAAGAGCAGCTTGCCGCGTATAAAAAACTGGCGGAAGAGAAATAA
- a CDS encoding Leucine-rich repeat protein, probable fragment: MSAINTLGTALAISSLTLAMFGCKDQNNSAPAPQTVTSASSSSSSQNAIKLTPIDTLSITDYALGLCIKNTGREYVEEINALICNNKGIQHLDGIEQLTELKTLHLNFNQIQDINPLVELKKLTSLYLSGNQIQNLEPLSELTELKELGIQKNYVQDLSPLQSMSSLKSLHTHSNRINNFSILSDLDLAELSGQNRQES, encoded by the coding sequence ATGAGTGCAATTAACACACTGGGTACAGCCTTAGCGATTAGTTCGCTGACCCTTGCTATGTTTGGCTGTAAAGATCAAAATAACAGCGCTCCTGCGCCTCAGACAGTTACTTCTGCATCTAGTAGCAGCTCAAGCCAAAATGCAATCAAACTGACCCCAATTGATACCCTATCAATCACGGATTATGCTTTAGGACTTTGTATTAAAAATACTGGCCGCGAGTATGTTGAAGAAATTAATGCTCTTATTTGCAATAACAAAGGCATTCAGCACCTTGATGGTATTGAGCAACTTACTGAGTTAAAAACACTGCATTTAAACTTTAATCAGATTCAAGATATTAATCCGCTAGTTGAACTTAAAAAGTTAACTTCGCTGTATCTAAGTGGAAACCAGATTCAAAATCTAGAGCCATTAAGCGAATTAACTGAGCTTAAAGAACTTGGAATCCAAAAAAATTACGTTCAAGATCTTAGCCCACTTCAGTCAATGAGTTCTCTAAAATCACTGCATACACACAGCAATAGAATCAATAACTTTTCTATTCTTAGTGATTTGGATCTAGCTGAGTTGTCTGGTCAAAATAGACAAGAAAGCTGA